A section of the Pimelobacter simplex genome encodes:
- a CDS encoding helix-turn-helix transcriptional regulator, translating to MSRASAPAPGARDQVARLLTLVPFLHHRDGVRLEEAAKVLGTTPAQVVRDLRVLFMCGLPGGLPDDLIDVDLDAIVTDEGSPVTEGVIRVENADYLARPLRLSATEASAVIVALRMLRETRAAGATPELVDRVLAKLERAAATAGAAHVEVAPSPRDAQQVVVAELTALVEQALAGSQQLRLSYFVPSRDEESERVVDPYGVVTHGVFAYLDAWCHRAGGDRLFRLDRISKAELLPSRTTTAPRAPRDLSDGLFTDDAAPDAVPVTLRLAPPARWATDYYPVRAVRPLADGSAEVDLLVVDRRWLTRLLLRLAPHAEVVSPGTFTDTFTERAQETLSLYL from the coding sequence GTGAGCCGCGCGTCCGCCCCCGCTCCCGGTGCCCGCGACCAGGTCGCCCGGCTGCTGACCCTGGTGCCCTTCCTGCACCACCGCGACGGCGTCCGCCTCGAGGAGGCCGCCAAGGTGCTCGGCACCACGCCGGCCCAGGTGGTGCGCGACCTGCGGGTGCTGTTCATGTGCGGCCTGCCCGGCGGTCTCCCCGACGACCTCATCGACGTCGACCTCGACGCGATCGTCACCGACGAGGGCAGCCCGGTCACCGAGGGCGTGATCCGGGTCGAGAACGCCGACTACCTGGCCCGCCCCCTGCGGCTGAGCGCCACCGAGGCCTCCGCGGTCATCGTCGCGTTGCGGATGCTGCGCGAGACCCGCGCCGCGGGCGCCACGCCCGAGCTCGTGGACCGGGTCCTGGCCAAGCTCGAGCGGGCCGCGGCCACCGCCGGTGCCGCCCACGTCGAGGTGGCGCCGTCCCCGCGCGACGCCCAGCAGGTCGTCGTCGCCGAGCTCACCGCGCTCGTCGAGCAGGCCCTGGCCGGCTCCCAGCAGCTGCGGCTGTCGTACTTCGTGCCCTCGCGCGACGAGGAGTCCGAGCGCGTCGTCGACCCCTACGGCGTGGTCACCCACGGCGTCTTCGCCTACCTCGACGCCTGGTGCCACCGCGCCGGCGGCGACCGGCTGTTCCGCCTCGACCGGATCAGCAAGGCCGAGCTCCTCCCCAGCCGTACGACGACCGCCCCGCGCGCCCCGCGCGACCTCAGCGACGGCCTGTTCACCGACGACGCCGCGCCCGACGCCGTCCCGGTGACCCTCCGGCTGGCCCCGCCGGCCCGGTGGGCCACCGACTACTACCCGGTCCGCGCGGTGCGCCCGCTCGCGGACGGATCGGCCGAGGTCGACCTCCTCGTGGTCGACCGCCGCTGGCTCACCCGGCTGCTCCTGCGCCTCGCGCCGCACGCCGAGGTGGTCAGCCCGGGCACCTTCACCGACACGTTCACCGAACGTGCACAGGAGACACTCAGCCTCTACCTGTGA
- the tatA gene encoding twin-arginine translocase TatA/TatE family subunit produces MIPLIGMPQGAEWLIILAIVVLVFGAAKLPDLARGTGQALRIFKAETKGLRDEEDDKKKPTAPTSELNAADDEIAEGEIVDERRENNA; encoded by the coding sequence ATGATCCCCCTGATCGGAATGCCCCAGGGAGCCGAGTGGCTCATCATCCTGGCGATCGTGGTTCTCGTCTTCGGAGCCGCGAAGCTCCCCGACCTGGCTCGGGGCACCGGACAGGCGCTGCGGATCTTCAAGGCCGAGACCAAGGGCCTGCGCGACGAAGAGGACGACAAGAAGAAGCCCACCGCGCCGACCAGTGAGCTCAACGCCGCCGACGACGAGATCGCCGAGGGCGAGATCGTCGACGAGCGTCGCGAGAACAACGCCTGA
- the tatC gene encoding twin-arginine translocase subunit TatC has product MALSDHLRELRARILKAALVLLVGFIVALFFFDPIFAIINEPYQKARESLGAERTMATTSGVAGGFILYLKLCGLAAVIGTSPIWLYQIWAFILPGLHRTEKRWTALFAVIAGPLFIGGIVLAYVTLPKGLEILIGFTQADLTNLVEFNDYLSFFTRTMLVFGVAFEIPVFVVLLNMAGILRGKALGAVRPWIVIGCFVFAAAATPSTDPFTMTFMAVPMVVLFFVSEVIARLNDRRRDKNRINAGLSPDEASPLDL; this is encoded by the coding sequence ATGGCCCTGTCCGATCACCTGCGAGAGCTGCGCGCCCGCATCCTCAAGGCGGCGCTCGTGCTCCTCGTGGGCTTCATCGTCGCGCTCTTCTTCTTCGACCCGATCTTCGCGATCATCAACGAGCCCTACCAGAAGGCGCGCGAGTCCCTCGGCGCCGAGCGCACGATGGCGACCACCAGCGGCGTGGCCGGCGGCTTCATCCTGTACCTCAAGCTGTGCGGGCTGGCCGCGGTCATCGGGACGAGCCCGATCTGGCTCTACCAGATCTGGGCGTTCATCCTGCCCGGCCTGCACCGGACCGAGAAGCGCTGGACGGCGCTCTTCGCGGTGATCGCGGGTCCGCTCTTCATCGGCGGCATCGTGCTGGCCTACGTGACCCTGCCCAAGGGTCTGGAGATCCTGATCGGGTTCACCCAGGCCGACCTGACCAACCTGGTCGAGTTCAACGACTACCTGAGCTTCTTCACCCGGACCATGCTGGTCTTCGGGGTCGCCTTCGAGATCCCGGTCTTCGTGGTGCTGCTCAACATGGCGGGCATCCTGCGCGGCAAGGCGCTGGGCGCGGTCCGCCCGTGGATCGTGATCGGCTGCTTCGTGTTCGCCGCGGCCGCCACGCCCTCGACCGACCCGTTCACGATGACGTTCATGGCCGTCCCGATGGTCGTGCTGTTCTTCGTCTCCGAGGTGATCGCCCGGCTCAACGACCGGCGTCGCGACAAGAACCGGATCAACGCCGGGCTCTCGCCCGACGAGGCCAGCCCGCTCGACCTCTAG